CCTGAAAAAAAATGATTGGGCAGATTTTATTGTGGTAAATAATTTAAAGGATTTTATAATCCTGCAGACTTATATTAAAGGTAAACCTCTGATCAAAAATGAGGCTTTAAAAAATGAAGAATTAAAGCCTGTTTTATTAAATAATTTTAATGCCGGATATATAAATCCAGAAGATATAAAAGTTGAATTTGTATCCGATTCAATGAATGTCATTGAGGCTTTTGACGGTGAATTGACTACAAAAAAGATATCTGTAAAACCTTTTGTGAAAAATAACCTGGTGGTTTCTGATCTGGATAATGATATTTTAAAATTGGTCGTAGTAAACCGGTATCAAAATCAAAAACCTAAGGTAGGATTTTTAAAAAATTTTGGCCTAAAAAAAGGAGCTTTGGCAAGCAGTATTGCCCATGATAGTCACAATATCATAGCAGTTGGTGCAAATGATGACGATATTTGCGCTGCAATTAATTCTTTGGTAGAAAATAAAGGAGGTATTGTTGCTCAAAATGGCAACGATATTTCATTGCTGCCTTTACCCGTGGGCGGGTTAATGTCGTATGAGGGACTTGAAATTATAGCTGAAAAGTATAAAGGTTTAAACAAAAAAGCCTGGGAATTTGGATGCAAGTTTAATGCACCTTTTATGACCTTATCATTTTTATCCTTGCTGGTAATCCCTGAAATTAAATTAGGCGACAGGGGACTTTTTGATGTCAATAAATTTGAATTTATCCCACTTTTTAATTAATTATTTTTCAAAAATAGTGAAATATTTTCCGCTGAATTAAAATTGTATGGAAGTTGCTAATAAAAATATTGATCATTTAAAAGAATTGGTCAAGGTTTTACCTGACAAGCCCGGAATATATCAATACTTTGATAAAAACGGAACTATAATTTATGTTGGAAAGGCAAAAAAACTTAAAAAAAGAGTTTCTTCTTATTTTAATAGAAATCATTACGACAACAATAAATTAAAAGTACTTGTAAGTAAAATTGTAGATATTAAACATATTGTTGTCAATACTGAAACAGATGCCTTATTATTAGAAAATAACCTAATTAAAAAATATCAGCCTCGGTATAATATTTTATTAAAGGATGATAAAACTTATCCATGGATTTGTGTAAAAAATGAAAACTTTCCAAGAGTTTTTTTAACAAGAAGAAAAGAGAATGATGGTTCTCAGTATTTTGGCCCTTATACTTCGATAGGTATGATACGCAATCTTCTTAAACTGATAAAAGCGCTTTATAAACCAAGAATATGTAATTATGCGTTAACTCTTGAAAATATAAAACAACATAAATTTAAGGCTTGCCTGGAATATCATATTGGAAATTGCCTGGCACCCTGCATAGGTTTACAGAGCTTGGAAGATTATAATTCTGCTGTTCAGCATATTAAAAGTATTTTAAAAGGGAATCTTACTGAAGTAATTGACTATCTGGAAAATGAAATGAATATCCTGGCTTCTGAGTTAAAATATGAGCAGGCTAAATTGGTTAAAGATCAGATTGAAATCTTGAAAAATTATCAGAGTAAATCAACAATAGTCAATCCGGATATTACCAATGTTGATGTCTTTTCAATTGACAGGGAAAAGAATTTTGCCATTGTAAATTATTTAAGAATTATTCATGGAGCAATCATTCAGGCCCATACATTGGAAATCGATACTCAGCTGGATGAAGACATAAATGATCTTCTTTTAACCGCCATCGTGGAACTAAGGGAAAGATATAATAGTATGTCAAGGGAAATTATTGTTCCTTTTCAACCGGATATTGAAGTTGAAGGGGCTAAATATTTGATACCTAAAATGGGTGATAAGAAGAAGCTGCTGGAATTATCCGAGAGGAATGTTAAATATTATAAATTGGAGAGACAAAAGAGGATTGATGAAAAAATTGGAAATAATAAAGTTCTGAATTTGTTAAAGACAATTCAGAACGATTTGCATTTAAATGAACTTCCCAAACAAATTGAATGTTTTGATAATTCAAATATCCAGGGGACCAATCCTGTTGGTTCGTGCGTTGTATTTATTAATGGGAAGCCGGCAAAGCGGCTGTATCGTCATTTTAATATAAAAACAGTTGAAGGGCCTAATGATTTTGCTTCCATGGAAGAAACCGTTTATAGGCGCTATAAAAGGTTATTGGACGAAGGGCAGCCTTTACCTCAACTGGTTGTAGTAGATGGAGGGAAAGGACAACTGAGTGCTGCAATGAAAAGTCTTGAAAAACTTAATCTGCGGGGGAAAATTGCAATTATCGGAATTGCTAAAAAACTGGAAGAAATATATTTCCCCGACGATTCAGTACCTATTTACCTGGATAAGAATTCATTATCTTTAAAAACCATTCAACAGCTGCGGGATGAAGCACACCGGTTTGGGATTACTTTTCATCGTCAGAAACGGTCTAATTCCATGATTCATTCTGAGCTTGATAATATCCAGGGAATAGGAGTGAAGAATGCCAAAAAACTGATAGAGGGATTTTCGACTGTGGCTAAAATAAAAACTGCTTCAATAAATGAATTGGAATCAGTTTTAGGAAAGTCAAAAGCACAGATTGTTTATGAATATTTTCAAAAATCTGGGGAGAAATAAGTTTATTTTTCTCTTTCTGTTGTAAAGTTTACAAATTGAATAAGTGAAAGCTTGGATTCATTATCCGGGAAAGTATTTAATAAATCCAGGGCTTTGTTTTTATATTCGTTCATTTTCTTTGAAGTATAATCAATCCCTCCGCTGGCAATAACAAAATCTATGACCTGAGGTAATTTTGAAGAATCCCGTTTGACTTTCTTAATAATTTGAATCATTGATTTTTTCGTAGAATAGGAAGCATTTTCCAGGGCATAAATTAAGGGGAGAGTCATTTTTTGTTCTTTAATATCATTGCCGGTAGGTTTCCCTAAAAGGCCTGTATTCTGATAATCGAGCAAATCATCTTTCATTTGAAAGGCAATACCCACATTGGTGCCGAATTGTTTCATGGCCTCAATTATCTGGTTGTCGGCATGTACGGAACTTGTCCCACTGGCAGCGCAGGCTGCAAGCAGGGCAGCTGTTTTCTTCTCTATTATATCCAGATATTGGCTTTCTGTAAGCATAAATTTCCTGGCATGTTCCAACTGAAGGAGTTCACCTTCGCTCATTTCTTTCACAGCATGCGAGACAATTTCCAGGATTTCCATTTCCTTGTTATTTACCGCCAGAAGAAGACCCTGGGCCAGTAAATAATCTCCGACCAAAACCGAAATTTTTGATTTCCATAAGGCATAAACAGAGAAGAATCCGCGGCGGTAATTGGAATCATCCACTATGTCATCATGAACCAAAGTCGCTGTATGAAGCAGTTCAATCAGCGAAGCTGCTGTATAGGTAGATTGGTTTATTTCACCATGCATTTTTGCTGAAAGGAAAACCATGATAGGTCGCATTTGCTTCCCTTTGCGCTGATACAGATAATTGGTTATAATGCTTAAAAGTGGACTCTGGTTGTGCATAGCTGCTTTAAATAATTTCTGAAAATTATTCATCTCTTCAGCTATAGGCGCCTTAATTTTTTCAATAGAAGACATCAAATTCCTTTTTGGTTAAAAGATTGTGTTTAATCGAC
This genomic stretch from Bacteroidota bacterium harbors:
- a CDS encoding adenine deaminase C-terminal domain-containing protein: LKKNDWADFIVVNNLKDFIILQTYIKGKPLIKNEALKNEELKPVLLNNFNAGYINPEDIKVEFVSDSMNVIEAFDGELTTKKISVKPFVKNNLVVSDLDNDILKLVVVNRYQNQKPKVGFLKNFGLKKGALASSIAHDSHNIIAVGANDDDICAAINSLVENKGGIVAQNGNDISLLPLPVGGLMSYEGLEIIAEKYKGLNKKAWEFGCKFNAPFMTLSFLSLLVIPEIKLGDRGLFDVNKFEFIPLFN
- the uvrC gene encoding excinuclease ABC subunit UvrC — translated: MEVANKNIDHLKELVKVLPDKPGIYQYFDKNGTIIYVGKAKKLKKRVSSYFNRNHYDNNKLKVLVSKIVDIKHIVVNTETDALLLENNLIKKYQPRYNILLKDDKTYPWICVKNENFPRVFLTRRKENDGSQYFGPYTSIGMIRNLLKLIKALYKPRICNYALTLENIKQHKFKACLEYHIGNCLAPCIGLQSLEDYNSAVQHIKSILKGNLTEVIDYLENEMNILASELKYEQAKLVKDQIEILKNYQSKSTIVNPDITNVDVFSIDREKNFAIVNYLRIIHGAIIQAHTLEIDTQLDEDINDLLLTAIVELRERYNSMSREIIVPFQPDIEVEGAKYLIPKMGDKKKLLELSERNVKYYKLERQKRIDEKIGNNKVLNLLKTIQNDLHLNELPKQIECFDNSNIQGTNPVGSCVVFINGKPAKRLYRHFNIKTVEGPNDFASMEETVYRRYKRLLDEGQPLPQLVVVDGGKGQLSAAMKSLEKLNLRGKIAIIGIAKKLEEIYFPDDSVPIYLDKNSLSLKTIQQLRDEAHRFGITFHRQKRSNSMIHSELDNIQGIGVKNAKKLIEGFSTVAKIKTASINELESVLGKSKAQIVYEYFQKSGEK
- a CDS encoding polyprenyl synthetase family protein, which gives rise to MSSIEKIKAPIAEEMNNFQKLFKAAMHNQSPLLSIITNYLYQRKGKQMRPIMVFLSAKMHGEINQSTYTAASLIELLHTATLVHDDIVDDSNYRRGFFSVYALWKSKISVLVGDYLLAQGLLLAVNNKEMEILEIVSHAVKEMSEGELLQLEHARKFMLTESQYLDIIEKKTAALLAACAASGTSSVHADNQIIEAMKQFGTNVGIAFQMKDDLLDYQNTGLLGKPTGNDIKEQKMTLPLIYALENASYSTKKSMIQIIKKVKRDSSKLPQVIDFVIASGGIDYTSKKMNEYKNKALDLLNTFPDNESKLSLIQFVNFTTEREK